A part of Acropora palmata chromosome 6, jaAcrPala1.3, whole genome shotgun sequence genomic DNA contains:
- the LOC141884170 gene encoding dnaJ homolog subfamily B member 1-like: MGKDYYQILDIPRNASEEEIRKAYKKMAFKFHPDKNKSSEAEEKFKEIAEAYEVLSDPQKREVFDKYGEEGLKGSPNSPGSSGEFKFEVPRGFTAFTFHGDPMFTFSRVFGSDDPFRGMSQHSFGQMPSPFGGSTFPGFGGFSSSFHQPMHPVFSRQRSSSFEDMSSFTRKKNQDPPIEKDLMVSLEELLTGTTKKLKIIKRVLNPDRMTAHAEEKILSIDVRKGWKAGTKITFPEEGDQKPHTVPADIIFTIRDKPHVYFKRDHENNILYNAQISLRDALTGFGSSVAVPTLDERTINIPIDTIIKPGTKRRIKGEGLPLPKMRNQRADMLVDFEVVFPAKLSASNVDLLKNALPE; this comes from the exons ATGGGAAAGGATTATTATCAAATACTGGATATTCCACGAAATGCAAGCGAAGAAGAAATTCGAAAAGCTTacaaaaaaatggctttcAAATTCCATCCGGATAAAAACAAGAGTTCTGAAGCCgaagagaaatttaaagaGATAGCTGAGGCCTACGAAGTTCTGAGCGATCCACAAAAGAGAGAGGTGTTCGATAAATATGGTGAAGAGGGTCTTAAAGGTAGTCCTAATTCACCTGGAAGCTCTGGCGAGTTTAAATTTGAAGTACCAAGGGGATTTACAGCTTTTACCTTTCACGGAGATCCAATGTTTACATTTTCCAGAGTTTTTGGAAGTGATGATCCTTTCAGAG GAATGTCTCAACATAGTTTTGGTCAGATGCCAAGTCCATTTGGTGGAAGTACCTTTCCTGGTTTTGGAGGTTTTAGTAGTTCTTTCCATCAACCCATGCACCCTGTATTTAGCCGTCAGAGGTCATCATCTTTTGAAGACATGTCATCATTCACACGCAAGAAGAATCAAGATCCCCCCATAGAGAAAGACCTTATGGTGTCATTAGAAGAACTGTTGACAGGAACTaccaaaaaactgaaaatcatCAAGAGGGTTTTAAATCCTGACAGAATGACAGCTCATGCAGAAGAGAAAATCTTAAGCATCGATGTACGAAAGGGCTGGAAGGCAGGAACAAAAATCACCTTTCCAGAAGAAGGAGATCAAAAACCACACACTGTCCCTGCAGACATCATCTTTACGATCAGAGATAAACCACATGTTTACTTCAAACGAGACCATGAGAATAACATTCTTTACAACGCGCAGATTTCTCTCAGGGATGCACTGACTGGTTTTGGGTCATCTGTTGCAGTACCCACATTGGATGAAAGGACAATCAACATTCCAATAGATACCATTATTAAGCCTGGGACAAAACGCCGTATCAAGGGAGAAGGTTTGCCATTGCCCAAAATGCGCAACCAGCGAGCGGATATGCTTGTAGACTTTGAAGTTGTATTTCCAGCAAAATTATCAGCCAGCAATGTTGATTTGCTTAAAAATGCTCTACCTGAGTAA
- the LOC141884194 gene encoding trafficking protein particle complex subunit 3-like, producing MSRQSAVRADNRKVSAELFVLTYGALVAQLVKDYESDEEVNKQLDKMGYNIGVRLVEDFLARSNVGRCHDFRETADVIAKLGFKMFLGFSPVITNWSAASDEFSLILDNNPLAEFAELPEGHEGLLFSNILCGVLRGALEMVQMEVDVWFVHDSLRGDDTTEIRLKFVRKLEDALPAGED from the exons ATGTCTCGTCAGTCGGCTGTGCGAGCCGATAACAGGAAAGTG AGCGCTGAATTGTTTGTGTTGACCTACGGAGCTTTAGTGGCACAACTTGTCAAAGATTATGAAAGTGACGAAGAGGTCAACAAACAGCTTGATAAAAT GGGCTATAACATTGGAGTTAGGTTAGTGGAAGACTTCCTTGCAAGATCAAATGTTGGTCGTTGTCATGATTTCAGAGAAACTGCAGATGTCATTGCAAAG CTAGGCTTCAAAATGTTCCTTGGTTTTTCACCTGTAATTACGAACTGGAGTGCAGCATCAGACGAATTCTCTCTGATTTTAGACAACAACCCACTGGCAGAGTTTGCTGAGCTGCCAGAAGGCCATGAAGGACtattattttcaaacattcTCTGTGGCGTCTTGCGAGGAGCTCTTGAAATG GTTCAAATGGAAGTTGATGTGTGGTTTGTCCATGACTCTTTACGTGGAGATGATACCACTGAAATTAGACTCAAGTTTGTGAGAAAGTTAGAAGACGCTCTTCCAGCGGGCGAGGATTAG
- the LOC141884144 gene encoding lysine-specific histone demethylase 1A-like isoform X2: MEVEYTEVDVKLANLTDDELSDDDIIQRSSSRLSPTTTPMETEEQREGEEDEEEEDVPEGLEGAAFQSRLPFDKMTSQEATCFPDVSQGPPQIQKQFLYLRNRMLQLWVENPRQQLTLEHCLSQVDPSQNNDAKLASRVHAFLSRYGLVNFGVYKILKMPPSLKKSPKVIIVGAGISGLTAARQLQSFGIDVTIVEARELVGGRVVTFRKGQYIADLGAMVLTGLGGNPLTVMANQISMELHKIRQKCPLYETHGKSGPIEKKPNSRLSAVRVPKEKDEMVEREFNRLLEATSFLSHQLDFNYMHSKPVSLGHALELVIKMQERQVKEQQIEHAKKILKIQEQLKTNLSQMVQIKEKVKQTHKEYQDALKVKEPRDITSEFSIKSKLRDLNAHCREYDEMAEEQLRIEERLEELEENPPSDVYLSSRDRQILDWHFANLEFANATPLTSLSLKHWDQDDDFEFSGSHMTVRNGYSCLPKALAEGLDIRLNTAVRHVRYNRTGVELVTQSTGKSSITTTQTFKGDAVLITLPLGVLKSHPPSVQFHPALPEWKTAAIHRMGFGNLNKVVLCFDRVFWDPNTNLFGHVGSTTANRGELFLFWNLYKSPVLIALVAGEAANKLENVSDEIIVGSAIAVLKGIFGSSAVPQPKETVVTRWKSDEWSRGSYSFVAAGSSGNDYDLMASPVAPPSVPGMPPGNPSQPNPPRVFFAGEHTIRNYPATVHGALLSGLREAGRIADQFLGLPYEVNRVGQSPVSQG, encoded by the exons ATGGAG GTTGAATACACAGAGGTTGATGTGAAACTGGCTAATTTGACAGATGATGAATTATCTGATGATGACATTATTCAGAGAAGCTCATCGCGTTTATCTCCAACTACCACACCAATGGAGACTGAAGAACAACGTGAGGgagaagaagatgaagaggaGGAGGATGTACCTGAGG GACTTGAAGGTGCTGCTTTTCAAAGCCGACTTCCCTTTGACAAGATGACTTCACAAGAGGCAACATGTTTTCCTGATGTATCCCAGGGTCCTCCACAAATTCAGAAACAGTTCTTGTACCTTAGAAACAGAATG cTGCAATTGTGGGTGGAAAATCCCAGGCAACAGTTGACACTGGAACATTGCTTGTCACAAGTGGATCCTTCTCAAAATA ATGACGCTAAGCTTGCCTCCAGAGTTCATGCCTTTCTCTCCAGATATGGTTTGGTCAACTTTGGGGTGtataaaattctcaaaatgcCACCATCAT TGAAGAAATCTCCAAAAGTAATAATTGTGGGAGCTGGAATCTCAGGTCTCACTGCAGCAAGGCAATTGCAGTCCTTTGGGATCGATGTTACAATTGTCGAAGCAAGG GAGCTTGTTGGTGGAAGAGTTGTCACATTCCGTAAAGGCCAGTACATAGCAGATCTTGGTGCCATGGTTTTGACTGGTTTAG gTGGAAATCCGTTGACTGTGATGGCCAATCAGATCAGCATGGAGTTACATAAAATCAGACAGAAGTGTCCTTTATATGAAACTCATGGGAAATCG GGCCCTATTGAAAAGAAACCCAACAGCAGACTCTCGGCTGTGAGG GTTCCAAAAGAGAAGGATGAGATGGTTGAACGTGAATTCAACAGACTATTGGAAGCCACATCATTCCTGTCTCATCAACTGGATTTTAATTATATGCACAGCAAACCTGTTTCCTTAGGACATGCATTGGAGCTTGTTATCAA AATGCAAGAAAGACAAGTAAAGGAACAACAAATTGAACATGCTAAAAAGATCTTGAAAATACAAGAACAACTGAAGACAAACTTGTCCCAG ATGGtgcaaatcaaagaaaaagtgaagcaaacacacaaagaataCCAAGATGCTCTCAAAGTCAAAGAACCAAG GGACATTACGTCTGAGTTCTCGATAAAAAGCAAGCTGCGAGACTTGAACGCCCATTGCAGG GAATATGATGAAATGGCAGAGGAGCAACTGCGAATTGAAGAGAGATTGGAGGAACTGGAGGAAAACCCTCCAAG cgaTGTTTATTTGTCATCAAGGGATAGACAGATCCTAGACTGGCATTTTGCAAACCTTGAGTTTGCAAATGCCACACCCCTGACATCATTATCACTAAAGCATTGGGATCAAGATGATGACTTTGAATTCAGTGGAAGTCACATGACGGTGCGCAATGGATACTCGTGTCTCCCAAAAGCTTTAGCTGAAGGGTTGGATATTAGACTCAATACAGCTGTGCGTCATGTCCGCTATAACAGAACTG GTGTGGAATTAGTTACACAGAGTACAGGAAAGTCATCCATCACCACGACACAGACTTTCAAAGGAGATGCTGTCCTCATAACTCTTCCACTAGGAGTACTTAAAAGCCATCCCCCAAGTGTTCAGTTTCACCCTGCCCTCCCTGAGTGGAAGACTGCCGCAATCCACAGAATGGGATTTGGAAATCTCAACAAG gTGGTTCTGTGTTTTGACCGGGTGTTCTGGGATCCAAACACAAATCTCTTTGGTCATGTTGGAAGTACAACTGCAAATCGCGGTGAGCTGTTTCTCTTCTGGAACCTGTACAAATCACCAGTTCTCATCGCTCTTGTAGCTGGCGAAGCAGCAAATAAGCTGGAGAATGTTTCTGATGAGATCATTGTTGGAAGTGCTATTGCTGTATTAAAAGGAATCTTTGGAAGTAGTGCCGTTCCTCAG CCCAAAGAAACAGTGGTGACTCGCTGGAAGTCAGACGAGTGGTCAAGAGGTTCCTATTCATTTGTTGCCGCTGGCTCTTCAGGAAATGACTATGATCTAATGGCATCCCCAGTGGCCCCTCCCTCAGTACCAGGAATGCCACCCGGGAATCCCTCCCAACCCAATCCTccaagggttttctttgcaggTGAACACACGATCAGAAACTACCCAGCCACAGTTCATGGTGCACTACTTAGCGGTCTTAGAGAAGCAGGAAGAATTGCTGACCAGTTCCTTGGCCTGCCTTATGAAGTTAACAGGGTTGGACAGTCTCCTGTATCACAAGGCTGA
- the LOC141884164 gene encoding uncharacterized protein LOC141884164, producing MEREIPVSIHPEYRWTATNNTHGKTRKFTRSVSLPCGVIGKLIGETSEPCHTSSDENGKNLSANPTEMIKFSGGEVFPEFWSGMKSSKCPENECSRDDMLNKVSEETDKRSYVFSENPFLSDEELYEDHCTSDTSELTWKTHHVENPGETHLTPTLHDSQPANFQSSWIIPIQVEFENEKDRRMDSTIPDNDEDQRVSDIMKNLDNYSPLQETTREDDDHRSDQKKKGPHEKIEEEFLSQNPHQSSKSSDKTASVSEANIEQMQQEVNKTYQNNVPLVIRSCSAPESHESQKKLLKIQSILKKASEVEKEVNAFSDSHKTKKYLILEEFLTCCLIDLDGIHTNLDETVRLARKRAVQALQKVLARLERNIAFSAPDKEKATR from the coding sequence ATGGAGAGAGAAATACCCGTGAGCATTCATCCTGAGTATAGATGGACGGCGACAAACAATACGCACGGGAAAACCCGCAAATTTACACGTTCTGTCAGTCTGCCATGCGGGGTAATTGGTAAATTGATCGGAGAAACTTCAGAGCCATGCCACACTTCAAGCGATGAAAACGGAAAGAACTTGTCAGCGAATCCGACggaaatgataaaatttaGTGGGGGTGAGGTTTTCCCTGAATTTTGGAGCGGGATGAAATCGTCAAAATGCCCAGAGAATGAATGTTCCAGGGATGATATGCTCAACAAAGTAAGTGAAGAAACCGATAAAAGAAGTTACGTCTTCTCTGAAAATCCGTTTTTAAGTGACGAGGAGTTATATGAGGATCATTGCACGTCAGATACAAGTGAGCTAACATGGAAAACGCACCATGTTGAAAACCCAGGGGAAACCCATTTGACACCCACGCTCCACGACTCACAACCTGCGAATTTTCAGTCATCATGGATTATACCAATACAGGTGGaatttgaaaacgaaaaagatCGAAGAATGGATAGCACTATTCCCGACAACGACGAAGATCAAAGAGTAAGCGATATTATGAAAAATCTTGATAATTACTCCCCGCTTCAAGAAACCACAAGGGAGGACGATGACCACAGAAGCGACCAGAAGAAGAAGGGCCCTCATGAGAAAATAGAAGAAGAATTCCTTTCACAAAACCCACATCAAAGCAGCAAAAGTAGTGATAAAACTGCAAGTGTTTCCGAGGCCAATATAGAACAAATGCAACAAGAGGTAAACAAAACTTATCAGAACAATGTCCCACTGGTAATTCGATCATGTTCGGCGCCGGAATCTCACGAAAGCCAGAAAAAgctgttgaaaattcaaagtaTACTCAAAAAAGCTAGTGAAGTAGAAAAGGAAGTGAACGCGTTTAGCGACAgccacaaaacaaagaaatacttGATTCTTGAAGAATTTCTTACATGTTGTTTAATCGATTTAGACGGCATTCACACAAATCTCGACGAGACCGTTCGCCTGGCGAGAAAAAGGGCCGTCCAGGCGTTGCAAAAAGTCCTGGCAAGATTAGAGAGGAATATTGCTTTCTCTGCCCCTGATAAAGAAAAAGCCACAAGATAA
- the LOC141884144 gene encoding lysine-specific histone demethylase 1A-like isoform X1 encodes MSGSYPPPILPKPASVLPFIATKPNMPGQGVNGNHSESNKVNEKWNNGSPTEIFDEDSDLSRRTSQRKRPKVEYTEVDVKLANLTDDELSDDDIIQRSSSRLSPTTTPMETEEQREGEEDEEEEDVPEGLEGAAFQSRLPFDKMTSQEATCFPDVSQGPPQIQKQFLYLRNRMLQLWVENPRQQLTLEHCLSQVDPSQNNDAKLASRVHAFLSRYGLVNFGVYKILKMPPSLKKSPKVIIVGAGISGLTAARQLQSFGIDVTIVEARELVGGRVVTFRKGQYIADLGAMVLTGLGGNPLTVMANQISMELHKIRQKCPLYETHGKSGPIEKKPNSRLSAVRVPKEKDEMVEREFNRLLEATSFLSHQLDFNYMHSKPVSLGHALELVIKMQERQVKEQQIEHAKKILKIQEQLKTNLSQMVQIKEKVKQTHKEYQDALKVKEPRDITSEFSIKSKLRDLNAHCREYDEMAEEQLRIEERLEELEENPPSDVYLSSRDRQILDWHFANLEFANATPLTSLSLKHWDQDDDFEFSGSHMTVRNGYSCLPKALAEGLDIRLNTAVRHVRYNRTGVELVTQSTGKSSITTTQTFKGDAVLITLPLGVLKSHPPSVQFHPALPEWKTAAIHRMGFGNLNKVVLCFDRVFWDPNTNLFGHVGSTTANRGELFLFWNLYKSPVLIALVAGEAANKLENVSDEIIVGSAIAVLKGIFGSSAVPQPKETVVTRWKSDEWSRGSYSFVAAGSSGNDYDLMASPVAPPSVPGMPPGNPSQPNPPRVFFAGEHTIRNYPATVHGALLSGLREAGRIADQFLGLPYEVNRVGQSPVSQG; translated from the exons GTTGAATACACAGAGGTTGATGTGAAACTGGCTAATTTGACAGATGATGAATTATCTGATGATGACATTATTCAGAGAAGCTCATCGCGTTTATCTCCAACTACCACACCAATGGAGACTGAAGAACAACGTGAGGgagaagaagatgaagaggaGGAGGATGTACCTGAGG GACTTGAAGGTGCTGCTTTTCAAAGCCGACTTCCCTTTGACAAGATGACTTCACAAGAGGCAACATGTTTTCCTGATGTATCCCAGGGTCCTCCACAAATTCAGAAACAGTTCTTGTACCTTAGAAACAGAATG cTGCAATTGTGGGTGGAAAATCCCAGGCAACAGTTGACACTGGAACATTGCTTGTCACAAGTGGATCCTTCTCAAAATA ATGACGCTAAGCTTGCCTCCAGAGTTCATGCCTTTCTCTCCAGATATGGTTTGGTCAACTTTGGGGTGtataaaattctcaaaatgcCACCATCAT TGAAGAAATCTCCAAAAGTAATAATTGTGGGAGCTGGAATCTCAGGTCTCACTGCAGCAAGGCAATTGCAGTCCTTTGGGATCGATGTTACAATTGTCGAAGCAAGG GAGCTTGTTGGTGGAAGAGTTGTCACATTCCGTAAAGGCCAGTACATAGCAGATCTTGGTGCCATGGTTTTGACTGGTTTAG gTGGAAATCCGTTGACTGTGATGGCCAATCAGATCAGCATGGAGTTACATAAAATCAGACAGAAGTGTCCTTTATATGAAACTCATGGGAAATCG GGCCCTATTGAAAAGAAACCCAACAGCAGACTCTCGGCTGTGAGG GTTCCAAAAGAGAAGGATGAGATGGTTGAACGTGAATTCAACAGACTATTGGAAGCCACATCATTCCTGTCTCATCAACTGGATTTTAATTATATGCACAGCAAACCTGTTTCCTTAGGACATGCATTGGAGCTTGTTATCAA AATGCAAGAAAGACAAGTAAAGGAACAACAAATTGAACATGCTAAAAAGATCTTGAAAATACAAGAACAACTGAAGACAAACTTGTCCCAG ATGGtgcaaatcaaagaaaaagtgaagcaaacacacaaagaataCCAAGATGCTCTCAAAGTCAAAGAACCAAG GGACATTACGTCTGAGTTCTCGATAAAAAGCAAGCTGCGAGACTTGAACGCCCATTGCAGG GAATATGATGAAATGGCAGAGGAGCAACTGCGAATTGAAGAGAGATTGGAGGAACTGGAGGAAAACCCTCCAAG cgaTGTTTATTTGTCATCAAGGGATAGACAGATCCTAGACTGGCATTTTGCAAACCTTGAGTTTGCAAATGCCACACCCCTGACATCATTATCACTAAAGCATTGGGATCAAGATGATGACTTTGAATTCAGTGGAAGTCACATGACGGTGCGCAATGGATACTCGTGTCTCCCAAAAGCTTTAGCTGAAGGGTTGGATATTAGACTCAATACAGCTGTGCGTCATGTCCGCTATAACAGAACTG GTGTGGAATTAGTTACACAGAGTACAGGAAAGTCATCCATCACCACGACACAGACTTTCAAAGGAGATGCTGTCCTCATAACTCTTCCACTAGGAGTACTTAAAAGCCATCCCCCAAGTGTTCAGTTTCACCCTGCCCTCCCTGAGTGGAAGACTGCCGCAATCCACAGAATGGGATTTGGAAATCTCAACAAG gTGGTTCTGTGTTTTGACCGGGTGTTCTGGGATCCAAACACAAATCTCTTTGGTCATGTTGGAAGTACAACTGCAAATCGCGGTGAGCTGTTTCTCTTCTGGAACCTGTACAAATCACCAGTTCTCATCGCTCTTGTAGCTGGCGAAGCAGCAAATAAGCTGGAGAATGTTTCTGATGAGATCATTGTTGGAAGTGCTATTGCTGTATTAAAAGGAATCTTTGGAAGTAGTGCCGTTCCTCAG CCCAAAGAAACAGTGGTGACTCGCTGGAAGTCAGACGAGTGGTCAAGAGGTTCCTATTCATTTGTTGCCGCTGGCTCTTCAGGAAATGACTATGATCTAATGGCATCCCCAGTGGCCCCTCCCTCAGTACCAGGAATGCCACCCGGGAATCCCTCCCAACCCAATCCTccaagggttttctttgcaggTGAACACACGATCAGAAACTACCCAGCCACAGTTCATGGTGCACTACTTAGCGGTCTTAGAGAAGCAGGAAGAATTGCTGACCAGTTCCTTGGCCTGCCTTATGAAGTTAACAGGGTTGGACAGTCTCCTGTATCACAAGGCTGA